A genomic region of Streptosporangium lutulentum contains the following coding sequences:
- a CDS encoding HAD family hydrolase, with amino-acid sequence MLKGVLIDWGGVLTTGLSDSIAEWIVAERLDAAHYRDVMRDLIAHAYEGSANGENMIHALERGEISGFDFERRLAAQLITMDGVQPVAEGLLNRMFAGFRRVEPMYAMLREARAAGMRTCLLSNSWANEYPREDWEDFFDEIVISGEIGMRKPEPRIFEHALGKIGLAGQECVFVDDIEANIVAARRLGIVGVHHRDPEPTIAELETLLGVPLR; translated from the coding sequence ATGCTCAAGGGTGTGCTCATCGACTGGGGTGGCGTGCTCACCACCGGTCTGTCCGATTCGATCGCGGAATGGATCGTCGCCGAGCGGCTCGATGCCGCTCACTACCGCGATGTGATGCGCGATCTCATCGCGCACGCCTACGAGGGCTCCGCCAACGGCGAGAACATGATCCACGCGCTGGAGCGGGGAGAGATCTCCGGATTCGACTTCGAGCGGAGGCTGGCCGCCCAGCTGATCACGATGGACGGCGTGCAGCCGGTCGCCGAGGGGCTGCTGAACAGGATGTTCGCCGGGTTCCGGCGGGTCGAGCCGATGTACGCCATGCTCCGCGAGGCACGCGCCGCCGGGATGCGGACCTGCCTGCTGTCCAACTCCTGGGCGAACGAGTATCCCCGGGAGGACTGGGAGGACTTCTTCGACGAGATCGTCATCTCCGGTGAGATCGGCATGCGTAAGCCGGAGCCGAGGATCTTCGAGCACGCGCTCGGCAAGATCGGCCTGGCCGGGCAGGAGTGCGTGTTCGTCGACGACATCGAGGCCAACATCGTGGCCGCCCGGCGACTCGGCATCGTCGGCGTGCACCACCGCGACCCCGAGCCGACCATCGCCGAGCTGGAGACGCTCCTCGGCGTCCCCCTGCGCTGA
- a CDS encoding acyl-CoA dehydrogenase family protein, with protein sequence MDFALSHKAEEYLANLTDFMVSHVYPAEPVYHAWRLAKGHDNHDLPPVVEELKAEARSRGLWNLFLPAESDLSVLDYASLAEVTGRSVDLAPEALNCAAPDTGNMEVLHMFGSPEQRDRWLKPLLAGEIRSAFAMTEPAVASSDATNIATSITRDGSEYVINGRKWFITGMADPRCEILIVMGKSNPDAPSHRQQSMILVPVDTPGVEVVRHLPLFGYQEQHGHSEIVFTDVRVPAANLIAEEGDGFRVAQARLGPGRIHHCMRAIGMAERALELMCARAANRVAFGQTLAQQGVVQQQIAESRLAIDQARLLTLKAAWMIDTVGAKAAASEISAIKVVAPRMACEVIDRAIQVHGGMGVSDDVPLAMMYAQARAMRIFDGPDEVHIRTVARRELKPYLS encoded by the coding sequence ATGGACTTCGCGCTCAGCCACAAGGCGGAGGAATACCTCGCCAACCTGACCGATTTCATGGTTTCCCACGTTTATCCGGCGGAGCCGGTCTATCACGCCTGGCGGCTCGCCAAGGGCCACGACAACCACGACCTGCCACCGGTCGTGGAGGAACTCAAGGCGGAGGCGCGCTCGCGCGGCCTGTGGAACCTGTTCCTGCCCGCCGAGTCGGACCTGTCGGTGCTCGACTACGCCAGTCTGGCCGAGGTCACCGGCCGCTCCGTCGACCTCGCCCCCGAGGCGCTGAACTGCGCGGCCCCCGACACCGGGAACATGGAGGTCCTGCACATGTTCGGCTCGCCCGAACAGCGGGATCGCTGGCTGAAGCCCCTGCTCGCCGGGGAGATCCGCTCGGCGTTCGCGATGACGGAGCCCGCCGTGGCCTCCAGCGACGCCACCAACATCGCCACCTCCATCACCCGTGACGGCTCCGAATACGTGATCAACGGCCGCAAGTGGTTCATCACCGGCATGGCCGACCCACGCTGCGAGATCCTGATCGTGATGGGCAAGAGCAACCCGGACGCGCCTTCCCACCGCCAGCAGTCGATGATCCTGGTCCCGGTGGACACCCCGGGCGTGGAGGTCGTCCGGCATCTGCCGCTCTTCGGTTACCAGGAGCAGCACGGTCATTCCGAGATCGTCTTCACCGACGTCCGGGTGCCCGCCGCCAACCTGATCGCGGAGGAGGGCGACGGCTTCCGCGTCGCCCAGGCCCGCCTCGGACCCGGCCGGATCCATCACTGCATGCGTGCCATCGGCATGGCCGAACGCGCCCTGGAGCTGATGTGCGCCCGCGCCGCCAACCGGGTGGCCTTCGGCCAGACCCTCGCCCAGCAGGGCGTCGTCCAGCAGCAGATCGCCGAGTCGCGCCTGGCCATCGACCAGGCCCGGCTGCTCACCCTGAAGGCCGCCTGGATGATCGACACCGTGGGCGCCAAGGCCGCCGCCTCCGAGATCTCCGCCATCAAGGTCGTCGCACCCCGGATGGCCTGCGAGGTCATCGACCGGGCGATCCAGGTTCACGGCGGCATGGGGGTCTCCGACGACGTCCCGCTCGCCATGATGTACGCCCAGGCCCGCGCGATGCGCATCTTCGACGGCCCCGACGAGGTCCACATCCGTACGGTGGCCCGCCGCGAGCTCAAGCCCTACCTCTCCTAG